A region from the Cryptosporangium arvum DSM 44712 genome encodes:
- a CDS encoding glycosyltransferase — translation MRVLLATYGTRGDVDPLVALALRLRTLGVDVRLCVPPDEEFTDRLAGLGLPSVPLGPPIRVLTSGVPPSAATLARYRAELLDAQFAGLPAAAAGCDALLAVGLAQVGARSVAEAAGIPYVYATWAAVNLPSPHHAPPPRPGWPEPEPADHRTRWARDADQVNAQFRAALNTRRAALGLAPVSDVRDHVQTDRPWLAADPALGPWRAAPGLDVVQTGAWTRPDDRPLPPAVTAFLDAGDPPVYVGFGSAGPAPGLADRAVEAVRAEGRRVLVCRGWADLDPAGCFVVGEVNHERLFARVAAVVHHGGAGTVRTAARAGTPQVAVPMPVGDNPYWAGRVAALGLGAAVDGPAATTGSLRAAVASALTAGVRARAAAVRARIRTDGAQVAAVLLRDLVSAGA, via the coding sequence ATGCGGGTTCTCTTGGCCACGTACGGGACACGCGGTGACGTCGACCCGCTGGTGGCCCTCGCCCTCCGGCTGCGGACGCTCGGCGTGGACGTGCGGCTGTGCGTCCCGCCGGACGAGGAGTTCACCGACCGGCTGGCCGGCCTCGGGCTGCCGTCCGTGCCGCTCGGGCCCCCGATCCGGGTGCTGACGAGCGGCGTCCCGCCCTCGGCGGCGACGCTGGCCCGGTACCGGGCCGAGCTGCTCGACGCCCAGTTCGCCGGCCTGCCCGCGGCGGCCGCGGGGTGCGACGCGCTGCTGGCGGTCGGCCTGGCCCAGGTCGGCGCCCGCTCGGTGGCCGAGGCCGCGGGGATCCCGTACGTGTACGCGACCTGGGCCGCGGTCAACCTGCCCTCGCCGCACCACGCGCCGCCACCCCGTCCGGGCTGGCCGGAGCCGGAGCCGGCCGACCACCGGACGCGCTGGGCCCGCGACGCCGACCAGGTGAACGCGCAGTTCCGGGCGGCGTTGAACACGCGGCGGGCGGCGCTGGGCCTCGCGCCGGTGAGCGACGTACGCGACCACGTCCAGACCGATCGGCCCTGGCTGGCGGCCGACCCCGCGCTCGGGCCCTGGCGCGCGGCCCCCGGCCTCGACGTGGTGCAGACCGGAGCGTGGACGCGGCCGGACGACCGCCCGCTCCCGCCCGCGGTCACGGCCTTCCTGGATGCCGGTGACCCGCCGGTGTACGTGGGCTTCGGCAGCGCCGGCCCGGCGCCGGGCCTCGCCGACCGGGCCGTCGAGGCGGTCCGGGCCGAGGGGAGGCGCGTCCTGGTCTGCCGGGGCTGGGCGGACCTGGACCCGGCCGGCTGTTTCGTCGTCGGCGAGGTCAACCACGAGCGGCTGTTCGCCCGGGTGGCGGCGGTGGTGCACCACGGCGGGGCCGGGACGGTGCGGACCGCCGCGCGGGCAGGCACGCCGCAGGTGGCGGTCCCGATGCCGGTGGGCGACAACCCCTACTGGGCCGGACGGGTGGCCGCGCTGGGCCTCGGGGCCGCCGTCGACGGTCCGGCTGCGACGACCGGATCCCTGCGGGCCGCGGTCGCGTCGGCGCTCACCGCCGGGGTCCGTGCGCGGGCGGCGGCCGTCCGCGCCCGGATCCGCACCGACGGAGCCCAGGTCGCCGCCGTACTCCTGCGCGACCTGGTCTCCGCCGGTGCCTGA